The Proteus sp. ZN5 genome includes the window CTGATTGGTTATGAAAACGTCGGTTCAGGTTTAGTGACAGCAATGGTGAAAGGCGATGTCGGTGCAGTAAATGCAGCGGTTGAATCAGGTGTTGAAGCGGCAAAACGTATCGGCACTGTGGTGACTTCTCGTGTTATTGCAAGACCGCATAACGATATCGAGAAAATCGCACAACAGCACAAAGCCTGATTTTTCAGGCGTGCTGTAAAGCAAAGAAATAAGTTATTCAGCTAAATTTTTTAACTCCTGTATGGGGGAAGACATGGTTGCATTAGATAAAGATTTGCAATCCAGACAACTGGCTCGTGAGCTAGTTCGTAACGCGAAAAATGCACAACTTGTTTATGCTAAGTTTTCGCAGGAAAAAATCGACAGTATTGTAAAACACATTGCATTTGAAGCTGCTCGTCATGCAGAAGAGCTGGCAAAAATGGCGAACGAAGAAACAGGCTTTGGTAAGAGGGAAGACAAAGTTCTGAAAAATACCTTCGCGTCATTGCGTGTGTATGAACATATGAAAGACATGAAGACCGTTGGCATTATCAATGACGATAAAGTGAAAAAAGTCATGGATGTTGGCGTGCCTTTAGGTGTTATCACGGCGTTAGTTCCTTCAACTAACCCAACATCAACCATTATCTATAAAACCCTAATTGCACTGAAAGCGGGCAATGCGATTATTTTCTCTCCGCATCCAAATGCAAAACAGTGTAGTTTCCGTGCGTTAGA containing:
- a CDS encoding BMC domain-containing protein, which produces MKEALGLVETKGLVACIEAADAMCKAANVELIGYENVGSGLVTAMVKGDVGAVNAAVESGVEAAKRIGTVVTSRVIARPHNDIEKIAQQHKA